A window from Drosophila miranda strain MSH22 chromosome Y unlocalized genomic scaffold, D.miranda_PacBio2.1 Contig_Y2_pilon, whole genome shotgun sequence encodes these proteins:
- the LOC117193446 gene encoding E3 ubiquitin-protein ligase ZNF598-like, whose product MQSFKQRGTNRGNQRRPRPNSSNHVGEAAPVVKRAEVLPLDTSNDDNACVVCFKNFDIYSIGDCDHPVCYECLTRMRVLCQQNECPICRHVLSKVLFTLEKLPYRELEANSRSDFYSKKYRIGFCTAEIQQKFFQLLDHPCPKCEAPPYRTFAGLRNHVRSEHNLHYCDLCVETLKIFTFERRCYTQSELSLHNNKGDPDNRSHRGHPLCEYCKKRYVDRDELFRHLRREHYFCHFCDADGCNEFYNDYSDLADHFRQKHFLCEEGKCATEQFVGAFRNEIEYKAHVANMHGKSLNKQQAKQTRTLQLEITLGPRGRSGQNEQGMANMRSRNDENHDYLDDFPTSTSQRGHAVSIDAGNEEQFPTLRGASTGPSVSLVRPPPPSMRNLSGSSGLARTKENFPALGEGIRSAVAASSSNLAARAAQSQHPVAAVFKKSANAVSGANRSVPANNGMLLHVSNRPSATKKPATPQFDFPALPLGKGKKNMRNLEEDMLPSTSTVPMTNLSAKHRTLVDDYVSVANPNTYHKLQMVQKEESEAKARAEAMKKNAPKLTSAEFPTLGPCASTSRAAASRPSNGSAASLNWSKPTSEKKQRELENRKAKVAPPPVLPIPKSVPKASNNNQEQQANKKDKKPKDKKNNQENQPKGGQPKQKEKNNNSEQKPTPNGTASTPARTPPGLGAGPPHINGNIF is encoded by the exons ATGCAAAGCTTCAAGCAGAGAGGTACGAACAGGGGCAATCAGCGCCGACCAAGACCAAACAGCAGCAACCATGTTGGTGAAGCTGCTCCAGTTGTAAAGCGCGCAGAAGTTTTACCTCTGGACACAAGCAATGATGACAACGCCTGTGTGGTCTGTTTCAAGAACTTTGACATATACTCCATTGGAGACTGCGATCATCCTGTTTGCTATGAGTGCTTGACGCGAATGCGGGTGCTGTGCCAGCAAAACGAATGTCCGATTTGTCGGCATGTTCTGTCCAAG GTTCTGTTTACACTGGAGAAGCTACCGTATCGGGAGCTGGAGGCAAATAGCCGCTCGGACTTCTACAGTAAAAAGTATCGCATTGGCTTCTGCACAGCCGAAATTCAGCAAAAGTTCTTTCAGCTGCTCGATCATCCTTGCCCAAA GTGCGAGGCGCCTCCATATCGGACGTTTGCAGGACTTCGCAATCATGTGCGGAGCGAGCACAACTTGCATTACTGCGATCTGTGTGTGGAAACTCTGAAGATATTCACCTTCGAGCGGCGATGCTACACCCAGAGCGAACTGAGCTTGCATAATAACAAGGGCGATCCAGACAATCGCTCCCACCGCGGGCATCCGCTGTGCGAGTACTGCAAGAAGCGATACGTGGACAGGGATGAGCTGTTCAGGCATTTGCGACGGGAGCACTACTTCTGTCACTTCTGCGACGCCGATGGCTGCAACGAGTTTTACAATGACTATAGCGATCTGGCTGACCATTTCCGGCAGAAGCACTTTCTCTGCGAGGAGGGAAAGTGCGCAACGGAGCAGTTCGTCGGAGCTTTTCGCAATGAGATTGAGTACAAGGCCCATGTGGCCAATATGCATGGCAAGTCGCTGAACAAGCAGCAAGCCAAGCAAACGCGCACTCTACAGCTTGAGATTACACTTGGACCGCGCGGACGCAGCGGACAGAATGAACAGGGCATGGCCAATATGAGATCGCG AAATGATGAAAACCACGACTATTTGGATGATTTTCCAACGTCGACATCGCAGCGCGGCCATGCTGTCAGCATCGATGCTGGCAACGAGGAGCAGTTTCCAACGCTACGTGGCGCCTCCACAGGTCCCAGCGTATCGTTGGTGAGGCCCCCGCCGCCTTCGATGCGCAATCTCAGTGGCAGCTCAGGACTGGCACGGACAAAAGAGAACTTTCCAGCCCTTGGCGAGGGCATCAGAAGTGCTGTAGCAGCTAGTAGTAGCAATCTAGCGGCCAGAGCTGCTCAGTCCCAACATCCGGTGGCAGCTGTCTTCAAGAAGTCGGCGAACGCTGTCTCTGGTGCCAATCGATCTGTTCCGGCCAATAACGGAATGCTTTTGCATGTATCAAATCGTCCATCGGCGACAAAGAAGCCAGCGACTCCGCAATTCGATTTCCCCGCTCTGCCTCTCGGCAAAGGAAAGAAGAACATGCGCAATTTGGAAGAGGATATGCTGCCTAGTACCTCTACCGTGCCCATGACGAACCTTTCGGCCAAGCATCGCACTCTGGTCGATGACTATGTGTCGGTGGCCAATCCGAACACCTATCACAAGCTCCAAATGGTTCAAAAAGAGGAATCCGAAGCTAAGGCACGAGCGGAGGCAATGAAAAAGAACGCTCCAAAGCTAACATCAGCCGAGTTTCCCACCCTCGGACCATGTGCCAGCACCAGCAGGGCGGCCGCATCAAGGCCAAGCAACGGATCGGCTGCTTCATTAAATTGGTCCAAACCCACATCGGAGAAAAAACAGCGAGAGCTAGAGAATCGCAAGGCGAAGGTTGCACCTCCACCAGTGCTGCCGATCCCCAAGAGCGTTCCAAaggccagcaacaacaaccaagAGCAGCAGGCAAACAAAAAGGATAAAAAACCAAAGGATAAGAAGAACAATCAGGAGAACCAACCGAAGGGCGGCCAACCTAagcagaaggagaagaatAATAATAGCGAACAAAAGCCAACACCCAATGGCACTGCATCGACTCCGGCGCGTACTCCACCTGGACTCGGTGCTGGACCACCACATATAAATGGCAATATCTTCTAA
- the LOC117185814 gene encoding peptidylprolyl isomerase domain and WD repeat-containing protein 1-like isoform X2: MSETNSKEDLKRRAPAEEYEQNAEPAGENDADGEDSTWIGPMPSEQSAVPAKKKKVLSYEHIFLENLPNAESYERSYMHRDVISHLVCTKTDFVVTASLDGHIKFWKKGELGIEFVKHFRSHLVPIKSLSANASGTLLCSAATDQTAKVFDVVNFDMINITRLGYTPQCTEWISAPGDAVQGLAITDAERNFIHIYDGQSGGQVLHTLEKMHAAPVVAMCFNVAMETVISVDRKGILEYWQTPKYDYRFPQRLVNFDSKLDTSLFEFAKQKTQVTGIAASPDGKRFAAISTDRKVRVFQVNTGKMIRVFDEALSTYTQLQQTPHALPNMEFGRRMAAERELEKTAQNTRLNILFDSTGNFLLYPTMLGIKVINVVTNRCVTILGKTDNIRPLQVALFQGRVKRQKAAITLEQEASENPALHNYFNDPTAFCTGYKKNRFYLYSRRLPSDLQDVDRDIFNEKPSKEDIIAVPEATVVQRIYENVVLHTTKGDVHIKLFFKEVPKTIENFCVHAKNGYYNGHIFHRVIKGFIVQTGDPTGTGTGGKSIWGHDFKDEFVPSLKHDRPYTVSMANAGPNTNGSQFFITVLPTPWLDNKHTVFGRVYRGMEVVLNICNTKANPKTDKPYDDIKIISIHLSN, encoded by the exons ATGAGTGAAACAAACTCTAAGGAGGATCTGAAACGGAGGGCCCCAGCGGAGGAATATGAACAAAATGCTGAACCTGCAGGAGAAAACGATGCCGATGGCGAAGATTCCACCTGGATTGGGCCAATGCCTTCGGAGCAAAGTGCTGTGCCCGCCAAGAAAAAGAAGG TGCTGTCGTATGAACACATCTTCCTGGAGAACCTGCCAAACGCCGAGAGCTATGAACGGAGCTACATGCATAGAGACGTGATCTCGCATTTGGTGTGCACGAAAACGGATTTTGTGGTTACCGCCAGCTTGGATGGGCACATCAAGTTCTGGAAGAAGGGAGAGCTGGGCATTGAGTTCGTCAAGCACTTTAGAAGTCATTTGG TTCCAATCAAGTCGTTGTCTGCAAATGCCAGTGGCACATTGCTCTGCTCGGCGGCGACCGATCAAACAGCCAAGGTCTTCGATGTGGTGAACTTTGACATGATAAATATAACACGCCTAGGCTACACTCCCCAATGTACCGAGTGGATAAGCGCTCCAGGAGATGCCGTCCAAGGACTGGCCAT CACGGATGCGGAAAGGAACTTTATACACATTTACGATGGACAGAGCGGGGGTCAAGTGCTGCACACCTTGGAGAAGATGCACGCGGCCCCTGTGGTCGCCATGTGCTTCAATGTGGCCATGGAGACGGTTATATCGGTTGATCGTAAAGGTATATTGGAGTACTGGCAAACCCCAAAGTATGATTACAGATTTCCCCAGCGCCTGGTGAATTTCGACTCCAAACTGGACACAAGCCTCTTTGAGTTTGCCAAACAGAAGACCCAAGTAACTGGCATAGCAGCTTCGCCGGACGGCAAGCGTTTCGCCGCCATTTCCACAGATCGCAAGGTTCGCGTATTTCAGGTTAATACGGGAAAGATGATAAGAGTATTTGACGAAGCGCTCTCCACGTACACGCAACTACAGCAGACGCCGCACGCATTGCCGAACATGGAGTTTGGTAGAAG AATGGCCGCCGAACGCGAGCTGGAGAAGACGGCGCAAAATACCAGACTTAACATTCTTTTCGATAGCACTGGCAACTTTTTGCTCTATCCAACCATGCTGGGCATAAAAGTGATCAATGTGGTAACAAATCGGTGCGTAACCATTCTGGGCAAGACGGACAACATACGGCCCCTGCAGGTGGCCTTGTTCCAAGGCAGGGTAAAAAGGCAGAAGGCCGCAATAACGCTCGAACAAGAGGCGAGTGAAAACCCAGCGTTGCACAACTATTTTAATGATCCAACAGCTTTTTGCACCGGTTACAA GAAAAACCGCTTTTACTTGTACAGTCGAAGGTTGCCCTCGGATCTGCAGGATGTTGACCGTGATATATTCAATGAAAAGCCATCGAAAGAAGACATTATTGCAGTGCCCGAGGCCACAG TCGTGCAACGTATATATGAGAACGTGGTGCTACACACCACCAAAGGGGACGTACATATAAAGCTATTCTTTAAAGAAGTACCGAAGACAATCGAGAATTTCTGTGTTCATGCGAAAAATGG GTATTACAACGGGCATATATTCCATCGTGTTATCAAGGGATTCATTGTCCAAACGGGTGATCCCACGGGAACTGGAACTGGCGGTAAGTCAATCTGGGGTCACGATTTCAAGGATGAGTTCGTACCTAGTCTGAAACATGATCGTCCGTATACGGTTAGTATGGCAAACGCTGGCCCCAATACAAATGGTAGCCAATTCTTTATAACAGTCCTGCCTACT CCTTGGCTTGACAATAAGCATACTGTTTTTGGTCGGGTGTACCGAGGCATGGAAGTCGTTCTTAATATTTGCAACACAAAAGCGAATCCCAAAACGGACAAACCCTATGATGATATCAAAATAATATCAATACATTTAAGTAATTAG
- the LOC117193445 gene encoding RNA polymerase II subunit A C-terminal domain phosphatase-like produces MEKLGEEETAHSSRIAGNSSKDGDDGGGGGGISGGGGCANGIVVNAALSDTETRIRINKWRVREGQFVSFAQILFLYQEVGDDGKPSKAGNMTVQKYKSNRAGVVKKRLCKDGEIIVKGDAILELSECIHTTVIKDMCADCGADLRKDDNGQTSEASVPMVHTMPDLKVTQKLAQKLGHDDTRRLLADRKLVLLVDLDQTVIHTTNDTVPENIKGIYHFQLYGPQSPWYHTRLRPGTAEFLERMSQLYELHICTFGARNYAHMIAQLLDPDGKFFSHRILSRDECFNATSKTDNLKALFPNGDSMVCIIDDREDVWNMASNLIQVKPYHFFQHTGDINAPPGLSKHELDGEGVDFKDMTEKEEEKDKADVESEIKTEDPLSSTSKDEDGAEESVDVVEQESDAKDAEVTNTTIITESKELSDKLNGKADTEIDTLIDNSSSGTPDLQKPASDSEDIVVDYVVSENSTDSTSVPKVYGNTEIDSEASAEANETNDLVESSTSLTDKENQISVEDAATTSTSPIVKVNHDEGKLIEIEDPDDYLLYLEVILRNIHKRFYAIYDETMEIPDLKIIVPKIRCEVLRGKNLVFSGLVPTQMRLEQSRAYFIAKSLGAEVQPNISKESTHLVAVNAGTYKVNAAKKQVNIRVVNANWLWTCAERWELVEEKLFPLDRKVRNKGRQPPAHCHSPEHVVNYSERSEISPSSSKQQEEQSGNFRETLNPLLVLSNAEIADMNKDYDTFFESDSSSDEGPVNFENPPMDKKLLKRKREDENSNRAHDFFMRTGDVMMGAPTLANFEEDDRERDDNNEDEEDDDDEIPSAKFRRGEELPSDFEIGSDSNSENNQEDEDDGEWNMMGAALEREFLGLED; encoded by the exons ATGGAGAAGCTTGGCGAGGAAGAAACTGCGCATTCCAGCCGGATTGCAGGCAATAGCAGCAAGGATGGTGATGATggaggcggcggtggcggtatcagcggcggcggcggatGCGCGAACGGCATTGTTGTAAATGCAGCACTCAGTGATACAGAGACACGCATACGAATCAATAAATGGCGCGTACGCGAAGGGCAATTCGTGTCATTCGCACAAATCCTGTTTCTCTACCAAGAAGTTGGGGACGACGGCAAGCCGTCAAAGGCCGGCAACATGACAGTCCAAAAATACAAATCAAATCGGGCCGGAGTTGTCAAAAAGCGGCTTTGTAAAGACGGCGAAATAATAGTGAAGGG GGATGCGATTCTGGAGTTGTCCGAATGCATACACACAACCGTCATCAAGGATATGTGCGCGGACTGCGGAGCCGATTTGCGAAAGGATGACAAT GGCCAAACCTCTGAGGCCTCGGTGCCGATGGTGCACACCATGCCTGACCTCAAAGTCACGCAAAAACTGGCCCAGAAGCTTGGCCATGACGACACACGGCGACTTCTTGCTGACCGCAAGTTGGTGCTTCTCGTTGATCTCGACCAGACGGTCATCCATACCACCAACGACACCGTGCCGGAGAATATCAAGGGCATCTATCACTTCCAGCTATATGGCCCGCAGTCGCCTTGGTACCACACGCGACTGCGCCCTGGCACAGCCGAGTTCTTGGAGCGCATGTCCCAGCTGTACGAGCTACACATCTGCACATTCGGCGCCCGGAACTATGCACACATGATTGCTCAACTGCTCGACCCGGATGGCAAATTCTTCTCGCACCGCATACTGTCCCGCGATGAATGCTTCAATGCCACCAGCAAGACGGACAACTTAAA GGCTTTATTTCCGAATGGTGATTCGATGGTGTGCATCATTGACGATCGAGAGGATGTCTGGAACATGGCGTCCAATTTGATCCAAGTCAAGCCTTACCATTTCTTCCAGCACACCGGCGACATCAATGCTCCGCCGGGACTGTCCAAGCACGAGTTGGATGGAGAAGGCGTCGACTTCAAAG ATATGACTGAAAAAGAAGAGGAAAAAGATAAGGCAGATGTGGAGAGCGAAATAAAAACTGAAGACCCCCTATCAAGCACAAGCAAAGATGAGGATGGAGCTGAAGAATCCGTTGACGTAGTAGAGCAGGAAAGCGACGCAAAAGATGCAGAGGTGACCAACACCACAATTATCACAGAATCAAAGGAGTTGTCGGACAAGCTCAACGGGAAGGCGGATACGGAAATAGATACGCTTATAGATAATAGTTCATCTGGCACGCCTGATCTACAAAAGCCAGCCAGCGATAGCGAAGACATAGTGGTAGACTATGTGGTATCTGAAAATTCCACGGATAGCACAAGTGTGCCTAAAGTTTATGGCAACACAGAAATTGACTCAGAGGCTTCAGCCGAAGCGAACGAAACGAATGACCTCGTGGAGTCGTCTACTAGTCTAACGGATAAGGAGAACCAAATTAGCGTAGAAGATGCGGCCACCACATCAACAAGTCCAATCGTTAAAGTCAACCACGACGAAGGAAAGCTAATTGAGATTGAGGACCCGGATGACTACTTACTCTATTTGGAGGTAATACTGCGCAACATACACAAGCGATTCTATGCGATCTACGACGAGACCATGGAGAtaccagacttgaagattATTGTGCCTAAAATTCGATGTGAAGTGCTGCGCGGAAAGAATCTTGTGTTTTCTGGCTTAGTGCCAACGCAAATGAGACTGGAGCAGTCTCGTGCCTACTTCATAGCCAAGAGCCTGGGGGCCGAAGTGCAGCCGAACATCAGTAAGGAAAGCACACATCTGGTGGCCGTTAATGCCGGCACCTACAAGGTAAATGCCGCCAAGAAGCAGGTCAACATCAGAGTGGTCAATGCCAATTGGCTGTGGACCTGTGCCGAGCGTTGGGAACTTGTAGAGGAGAAGCTGTTTCCATTGGATCGCAAAGTGCGCAATAAAGGCCGACAGCCGCCCGCCCATTGCCACAGTCCCGAACATGTGGTCAACTACAGCGAGAGATCGGAGATATCCCCGTCGAGCAGCAAGCAACAGGAGGAGCAGAGTGGAAACTTTCGGGAAACCCTCAATCCGTTGCTGGTATTATCAAATGCGGAGATTGCGGACATGAATAAAGACTACGATACGTTCTTCGAGTCTGATTCGTCCAGTGACGAAGGACCCGTCAACTTTG AAAATCCACCCATGGACAAGAAACTACTGAAACGCAAGCGTGAGGACGAGAATTCGAATCGGGCCCACGATTTCTTTATGCGCACTGGAGATGTGATGATGGGAGCGCCGACTCTAGCTAACTTTGAGGAGGATGATCGCGAGCGCGATGACAATAACGAAGACGAAgaggacgatgacgatgagattCCAAGCGCTAAATTCCGCCGAG GGGAGGAGCTGCCGTCAGATTTCGAAATTGGTTCGGACTCGAACAGTGAAAACAATCAAGAGGATGAGGACGATGGAGAATGGAATATGATGGGAGCCGCTCTGGAGCGGGAGTTTCTGGGGCTAGAAGATTAA
- the LOC117185816 gene encoding ion transport peptide-like isoform X3, with the protein MKKLSLNMCSRNIKISVVLFLVLIPIFTALPHNHNLSKRSNFFDLECKGIFNKTMFFRLDRICEDCYQLFRETSIHRLCKKDCFDSKWFGECLKVLLIPEEEVSNLQHFLRVVNGSPISFNMTPGQT; encoded by the exons ATGAAGAAGCTGTCACTAAAT ATGTGTTCCCGCAACATAAAGATCTCGGTGGTGCTGTTTCTCGTCTTGATACCAATCTTCACAGCCTTGCCACACAACCACAATCTGTCGAAGCGCAGCAACTTCTTCGATCTGGAGTGCAAGGGGATCTTCAACAAGACCATGTTCTTTCGACTGGATCGCATCTGCGAGGACTGCTATCAGCTGTTCCGCGAGACGAGTATACATCGGTTATGCAA GAAAGACTGCTTTGATTCAAAATGGTTTGGCGAGTGCCTGAAAGTGCTGCTCATACCAGAAGAAGAGGTATCGAACTTGCAGCACTTTCTGAGGGTAGTGAACGGTTCGCCCATATCCTTCAACATGACGCCGGGCCAAACATAA
- the LOC117185816 gene encoding ion transport peptide-like isoform X4, with protein MMCSRNIKISVVLFLVLIPIFTALPHNHNLSKRSNFFDLECKGIFNKTMFFRLDRICEDCYQLFRETSIHRLCKKDCFDSKWFGECLKVLLIPEEEVSNLQHFLRVVNGSPISFNMTPGQT; from the exons ATGTGTTCCCGCAACATAAAGATCTCGGTGGTGCTGTTTCTCGTCTTGATACCAATCTTCACAGCCTTGCCACACAACCACAATCTGTCGAAGCGCAGCAACTTCTTCGATCTGGAGTGCAAGGGGATCTTCAACAAGACCATGTTCTTTCGACTGGATCGCATCTGCGAGGACTGCTATCAGCTGTTCCGCGAGACGAGTATACATCGGTTATGCAA GAAAGACTGCTTTGATTCAAAATGGTTTGGCGAGTGCCTGAAAGTGCTGCTCATACCAGAAGAAGAGGTATCGAACTTGCAGCACTTTCTGAGGGTAGTGAACGGTTCGCCCATATCCTTCAACATGACGCCGGGCCAAACATAA
- the LOC117185816 gene encoding ion transport peptide-like isoform X2, with protein sequence MCSRNIKISVVLFLVLIPIFTALPHNHNLSKRSNFFDLECKGIFNKTMFFRLDRICEDCYQLFRETSIHRLCKQECFGSPFFNACIEALQLHEEMDKYNEWRDTLGRK encoded by the exons ATGTGTTCCCGCAACATAAAGATCTCGGTGGTGCTGTTTCTCGTCTTGATACCAATCTTCACAGCCTTGCCACACAACCACAATCTGTCGAAGCGCAGCAACTTCTTCGATCTGGAGTGCAAGGGGATCTTCAACAAGACCATGTTCTTTCGACTGGATCGCATCTGCGAGGACTGCTATCAGCTGTTCCGCGAGACGAGTATACATCGGTTATGCAA GCAAGAATGCTTCGGATCGCCCTTCTTCAACGCCTGCATAGAGGCTCTTCAGCTGCACGAGGAAATGGACAAGTATAACGAATGGCGCGATACCCTTGGCCGAAAGTAA
- the LOC117185814 gene encoding peptidylprolyl isomerase domain and WD repeat-containing protein 1-like isoform X1: MSETNSKEDLKRRAPAEEYEQNAEPAGENDADGEDSTWIGPMPSEQSAVPAKKKKVLSYEHIFLENLPNAESYERSYMHRDVISHLVCTKTDFVVTASLDGHIKFWKKGELGIEFVKHFRSHLVPIKSLSANASGTLLCSAATDQTAKVFDVVNFDMINITRLGYTPQCTEWISAPGDAVQGLAITDAERNFIHIYDGQSGGQVLHTLEKMHAAPVVAMCFNVAMETVISVDRKGILEYWQTPKYDYRFPQRLVNFDSKLDTSLFEFAKQKTQVTGIAASPDGKRFAAISTDRKVRVFQVNTGKMIRVFDEALSTYTQLQQTPHALPNMEFGRRMAAERELEKTAQNTRLNILFDSTGNFLLYPTMLGIKVINVVTNRCVTILGKTDNIRPLQVALFQGRVKRQKAAITLEQEASENPALHNYFNDPTAFCTGYKKNRFYLYSRRLPSDLQDVDRDIFNEKPSKEDIIAVPEATDEVVQRIYENVVLHTTKGDVHIKLFFKEVPKTIENFCVHAKNGYYNGHIFHRVIKGFIVQTGDPTGTGTGGKSIWGHDFKDEFVPSLKHDRPYTVSMANAGPNTNGSQFFITVLPTPWLDNKHTVFGRVYRGMEVVLNICNTKANPKTDKPYDDIKIISIHLSN; the protein is encoded by the exons ATGAGTGAAACAAACTCTAAGGAGGATCTGAAACGGAGGGCCCCAGCGGAGGAATATGAACAAAATGCTGAACCTGCAGGAGAAAACGATGCCGATGGCGAAGATTCCACCTGGATTGGGCCAATGCCTTCGGAGCAAAGTGCTGTGCCCGCCAAGAAAAAGAAGG TGCTGTCGTATGAACACATCTTCCTGGAGAACCTGCCAAACGCCGAGAGCTATGAACGGAGCTACATGCATAGAGACGTGATCTCGCATTTGGTGTGCACGAAAACGGATTTTGTGGTTACCGCCAGCTTGGATGGGCACATCAAGTTCTGGAAGAAGGGAGAGCTGGGCATTGAGTTCGTCAAGCACTTTAGAAGTCATTTGG TTCCAATCAAGTCGTTGTCTGCAAATGCCAGTGGCACATTGCTCTGCTCGGCGGCGACCGATCAAACAGCCAAGGTCTTCGATGTGGTGAACTTTGACATGATAAATATAACACGCCTAGGCTACACTCCCCAATGTACCGAGTGGATAAGCGCTCCAGGAGATGCCGTCCAAGGACTGGCCAT CACGGATGCGGAAAGGAACTTTATACACATTTACGATGGACAGAGCGGGGGTCAAGTGCTGCACACCTTGGAGAAGATGCACGCGGCCCCTGTGGTCGCCATGTGCTTCAATGTGGCCATGGAGACGGTTATATCGGTTGATCGTAAAGGTATATTGGAGTACTGGCAAACCCCAAAGTATGATTACAGATTTCCCCAGCGCCTGGTGAATTTCGACTCCAAACTGGACACAAGCCTCTTTGAGTTTGCCAAACAGAAGACCCAAGTAACTGGCATAGCAGCTTCGCCGGACGGCAAGCGTTTCGCCGCCATTTCCACAGATCGCAAGGTTCGCGTATTTCAGGTTAATACGGGAAAGATGATAAGAGTATTTGACGAAGCGCTCTCCACGTACACGCAACTACAGCAGACGCCGCACGCATTGCCGAACATGGAGTTTGGTAGAAG AATGGCCGCCGAACGCGAGCTGGAGAAGACGGCGCAAAATACCAGACTTAACATTCTTTTCGATAGCACTGGCAACTTTTTGCTCTATCCAACCATGCTGGGCATAAAAGTGATCAATGTGGTAACAAATCGGTGCGTAACCATTCTGGGCAAGACGGACAACATACGGCCCCTGCAGGTGGCCTTGTTCCAAGGCAGGGTAAAAAGGCAGAAGGCCGCAATAACGCTCGAACAAGAGGCGAGTGAAAACCCAGCGTTGCACAACTATTTTAATGATCCAACAGCTTTTTGCACCGGTTACAA GAAAAACCGCTTTTACTTGTACAGTCGAAGGTTGCCCTCGGATCTGCAGGATGTTGACCGTGATATATTCAATGAAAAGCCATCGAAAGAAGACATTATTGCAGTGCCCGAGGCCACAG ACGAAG TCGTGCAACGTATATATGAGAACGTGGTGCTACACACCACCAAAGGGGACGTACATATAAAGCTATTCTTTAAAGAAGTACCGAAGACAATCGAGAATTTCTGTGTTCATGCGAAAAATGG GTATTACAACGGGCATATATTCCATCGTGTTATCAAGGGATTCATTGTCCAAACGGGTGATCCCACGGGAACTGGAACTGGCGGTAAGTCAATCTGGGGTCACGATTTCAAGGATGAGTTCGTACCTAGTCTGAAACATGATCGTCCGTATACGGTTAGTATGGCAAACGCTGGCCCCAATACAAATGGTAGCCAATTCTTTATAACAGTCCTGCCTACT CCTTGGCTTGACAATAAGCATACTGTTTTTGGTCGGGTGTACCGAGGCATGGAAGTCGTTCTTAATATTTGCAACACAAAAGCGAATCCCAAAACGGACAAACCCTATGATGATATCAAAATAATATCAATACATTTAAGTAATTAG
- the LOC117185816 gene encoding ion transport peptide-like isoform X1, whose amino-acid sequence MCSRNIKISVVLFLVLIPIFTALPHNHNLSKRSNFFDLECKGIFNKTMFFRLDRICEDCYQLFRETSIHRLCKKDCFDSKWFGECLKVLLIPEEEVSNLQHFLRVVNGSPISFNMTPGQT is encoded by the exons ATGTGTTCCCGCAACATAAAGATCTCGGTGGTGCTGTTTCTCGTCTTGATACCAATCTTCACAGCCTTGCCACACAACCACAATCTGTCGAAGCGCAGCAACTTCTTCGATCTGGAGTGCAAGGGGATCTTCAACAAGACCATGTTCTTTCGACTGGATCGCATCTGCGAGGACTGCTATCAGCTGTTCCGCGAGACGAGTATACATCGGTTATGCAA GAAAGACTGCTTTGATTCAAAATGGTTTGGCGAGTGCCTGAAAGTGCTGCTCATACCAGAAGAAGAGGTATCGAACTTGCAGCACTTTCTGAGGGTAGTGAACGGTTCGCCCATATCCTTCAACATGACGCCGGGCCAAACATAA